One Picosynechococcus sp. PCC 7003 DNA segment encodes these proteins:
- a CDS encoding ferritin family protein gives MGHQYRHQNQHCSSKKDHLNHYLGIGLCLALLVSSQELAAAPGAIAPETQQAMVEAIQDEYRARALYQAIIEKFGVIRPFSKIIHSETRHAEHLSQLFRKYNLPIPEDTFAYQVDAPATVQEACRMAIAAEIDNVEMYDRFLDFVQEDDLRTTFTQLRSISLNRHKPAFERCLNLGAILPYPSVG, from the coding sequence ATGGGACACCAATATCGCCATCAAAATCAGCATTGTTCTAGTAAGAAAGACCACCTCAACCATTATTTAGGCATTGGTCTTTGTCTCGCCCTTCTAGTGTCATCCCAGGAACTCGCAGCGGCACCGGGGGCGATCGCCCCAGAAACTCAACAGGCGATGGTGGAAGCCATCCAAGATGAATACCGCGCCCGGGCCTTGTATCAAGCTATCATCGAGAAATTTGGGGTAATTCGCCCCTTTAGCAAGATTATTCACTCAGAAACGCGCCACGCAGAACATTTAAGTCAATTGTTCCGTAAGTACAATCTACCGATCCCCGAAGATACTTTTGCCTATCAGGTGGATGCTCCCGCAACGGTTCAAGAAGCTTGTCGAATGGCGATCGCCGCTGAGATTGACAATGTTGAGATGTACGATCGGTTTCTAGACTTTGTTCAAGAGGATGACTTGCGCACCACCTTTACACAACTGCGTTCTATTTCCCTAAATCGGCACAAACCAGCCTTCGAACGTTGCCTGAACTTGGGCGCTATCCTTCCCTATCCCTCTGTAGGGTAG
- a CDS encoding TonB-dependent hemoglobin/transferrin/lactoferrin family receptor translates to MKPYQLRYGLALCGLVPFMFCVSPGEAIAQINPETNFLAQAQPVTITGIRLDPQPDRVNIILETAAGQSLTLPGQPFIQRGTDLVATVEPAILALPDGQNWQFTAPTADIAAITVEQQGGDRLEIIVQGQGELPATAVSLDTMAAIATNEDMVDLAEMTLNLDAMPVEELEITVLGTRSPRLVNRTPGSISVIDAEEIDDNLVQDLRDLVRYEPNVSVGNDRRYGLQDINIRGLGGNRVLILNDGIRIPTQFTFGTPALGRDYVDLDSLQRVEIIRGPASALYGSDALGGVVSFQTIDPSDLLALTDKNNFTRISTGFETTDKSLNYGAVTAFRAGSLEALIGYNGRSGFEARLPEGNEFVDDRYGDRDNFLGKLNFNLSENSTLAFTTEIFRSTNEFQVAPITAPLLQGPRGFQGQNETLEADSYRERYSLAYLYDNPDGGGFIDNAKAQIYYQNAGVDELRTQDFLNSAETERRFRNLSNTFTDELFGGEVQLQSNFRWGNIDNRLTYGFDLSKTNNERTRDGLETRFDAAGNVTLTTNQVGSDNFPVKDFPDSETTRFGIYLQNEMALSDTFTLLPGLRYDTYRLDTTIDELYQRNSPDAEATDFSDSAFSPNLGFVWQTSPEIALVGRYARGFRSPLYSEINAGFTNLTSPFFRYKTLSNPNLKPETSDTFELGIRGDFPRGNFSVTGFYSYYENFIETFASAGVEFIDNGPPVNLFQSQNVGAARTYGVELAGEYRFSDQPHGFSVIGSLGLTVGDDLEDDEPLESVEPLKAVLGLRYRGQEDRWGTDLIATLVGEPRLRGDRPAGSYSPEGYAVVDLLGYYNINPNLKLNAGIFNLFNNQYFLYSDVRPLLNSPEPVDIDRFAQPGVSLRAGLTWQF, encoded by the coding sequence ATGAAACCTTATCAGCTGCGTTATGGTTTGGCGTTGTGTGGCTTGGTACCCTTCATGTTTTGCGTATCCCCAGGGGAGGCGATCGCCCAAATAAATCCGGAAACAAACTTCTTGGCCCAAGCCCAACCCGTGACCATCACTGGAATCCGCCTCGATCCCCAACCCGACCGCGTGAACATCATTCTCGAAACGGCGGCGGGGCAATCCTTAACCCTACCTGGTCAACCCTTTATTCAGCGAGGCACAGATCTAGTCGCAACCGTAGAACCCGCCATCCTCGCTCTACCCGATGGTCAAAATTGGCAATTTACCGCACCGACCGCTGATATTGCAGCGATTACAGTCGAACAACAGGGAGGCGATCGCCTGGAAATTATTGTCCAGGGTCAAGGGGAATTACCAGCAACGGCTGTTTCCCTCGACACCATGGCTGCCATTGCGACCAACGAGGACATGGTAGATCTGGCGGAAATGACTCTAAATCTAGACGCGATGCCCGTCGAAGAACTCGAAATTACAGTGTTGGGCACGCGATCACCGCGCCTTGTGAATCGTACCCCCGGCTCGATCAGTGTGATTGATGCCGAAGAAATTGACGATAATCTTGTCCAAGATTTGCGGGATCTTGTCCGCTACGAACCCAATGTTTCTGTGGGAAATGATCGACGCTATGGGCTGCAGGATATTAACATCCGGGGTCTAGGGGGCAATCGAGTCCTGATTCTTAATGATGGTATTCGGATTCCGACCCAATTTACCTTTGGCACCCCGGCTTTGGGACGAGATTATGTGGATCTTGATAGCTTACAACGGGTAGAAATTATTCGCGGCCCGGCCTCTGCCCTCTATGGCAGTGATGCCCTCGGTGGGGTAGTTAGCTTCCAAACCATTGATCCCAGCGATCTTTTGGCTTTAACCGACAAAAATAACTTTACGCGGATCTCCACCGGCTTCGAAACCACCGACAAAAGCTTAAATTATGGTGCAGTGACCGCCTTCCGGGCCGGTTCCCTGGAGGCATTAATTGGCTATAACGGTCGCAGTGGGTTCGAGGCCCGCCTCCCCGAAGGCAATGAGTTTGTGGATGACCGCTATGGCGATCGCGATAATTTCCTTGGGAAGTTAAATTTCAACCTCAGTGAAAATTCTACCCTGGCCTTTACCACCGAAATTTTCCGCAGCACCAATGAATTCCAAGTCGCACCAATTACTGCGCCCCTGCTTCAAGGCCCCCGGGGGTTCCAGGGCCAAAACGAAACCCTCGAAGCAGATTCCTATCGGGAACGGTACAGTCTTGCTTACCTCTATGACAACCCCGACGGAGGAGGCTTCATTGACAATGCCAAGGCGCAAATTTACTACCAAAATGCTGGTGTTGATGAGCTGCGCACCCAGGATTTCTTAAATTCCGCAGAGACAGAACGACGTTTTCGTAATCTCAGTAATACCTTTACCGACGAGCTGTTTGGTGGTGAGGTACAGCTACAAAGTAATTTCCGTTGGGGCAATATTGATAACCGTTTAACCTATGGCTTTGATTTATCAAAGACCAATAATGAACGAACCAGAGATGGCTTAGAAACCCGCTTTGATGCCGCTGGTAATGTTACCCTAACGACCAATCAGGTGGGTTCTGATAACTTCCCAGTGAAGGATTTCCCAGATTCAGAAACGACTCGCTTTGGGATCTATCTCCAAAATGAAATGGCCTTGTCGGATACCTTTACCCTTTTGCCCGGTCTGCGCTATGACACCTATCGCCTCGATACTACTATTGATGAGCTTTACCAACGCAACAGTCCTGATGCCGAAGCTACTGACTTTAGTGATTCTGCCTTTTCCCCTAACCTAGGCTTTGTGTGGCAAACCTCCCCAGAAATTGCCCTAGTCGGTCGCTATGCCCGGGGTTTTCGGTCACCTTTGTACAGTGAAATCAATGCGGGCTTTACAAATTTAACCAGCCCTTTTTTCCGCTATAAAACCCTATCAAATCCGAATCTCAAACCGGAAACCAGCGACACTTTTGAGTTAGGGATTCGTGGTGATTTCCCCCGGGGGAATTTTAGTGTGACGGGTTTCTATAGCTATTACGAAAACTTTATTGAAACCTTTGCCAGTGCTGGGGTTGAATTTATTGATAATGGCCCACCCGTTAATTTATTCCAATCCCAAAACGTGGGCGCGGCCCGTACTTACGGTGTCGAACTGGCTGGGGAATATCGCTTTAGTGATCAACCCCACGGGTTTAGTGTGATTGGTAGTTTGGGTCTGACGGTGGGGGATGACCTAGAAGATGACGAACCCCTGGAAAGCGTGGAACCCCTCAAGGCGGTGTTGGGCTTGCGATATCGCGGTCAGGAAGATCGGTGGGGTACGGATCTGATTGCCACTTTAGTGGGTGAACCACGACTCCGGGGCGATCGCCCAGCGGGTTCCTACAGTCCAGAAGGGTATGCCGTGGTGGATCTATTGGGCTATTACAACATCAATCCTAATCTCAAGCTGAATGCGGGGATTTTTAACCTGTTTAACAATCAGTATTTCCTTTATTCCGA
- a CDS encoding ABC transporter ATP-binding protein: protein MTLSQALKVQPPESSRSSLLEGEHLFGGYTKRSVVQDVNLTVHPGEWLTIVGGNGSGKSTLLRLLSRILKPQRGVVRLDGKAIQRRSPQEVARSLAILPQQSRIPMGLTVRQLVGLGRAPHQNWWQWEYSEADHVQIDQALAQTQLSQFAHRPVAQLSGGERQRAFLALALAQKPKILILDEPTTFLDIHYQLELLELLKQLNREQNLTIVTVLHELNLATRYSDRLAMVKDGKLFALGTPTAVMTPENLRFGFGVEAVTIPTPVGLQICVLGPASV, encoded by the coding sequence ATGACATTATCGCAGGCATTAAAGGTACAACCACCGGAATCTTCAAGGTCATCTTTGCTCGAAGGGGAGCATCTGTTTGGAGGCTATACCAAAAGGTCAGTGGTTCAGGATGTCAACTTAACGGTGCATCCAGGGGAATGGCTGACCATCGTCGGGGGAAATGGATCGGGAAAGTCCACCCTACTCCGGCTCTTGAGTCGCATTCTCAAGCCACAACGGGGAGTAGTGCGCTTGGACGGAAAAGCAATTCAGCGGCGATCGCCCCAGGAAGTGGCCCGCAGTCTGGCGATTTTACCCCAACAATCCCGGATTCCGATGGGCTTAACCGTACGGCAGCTGGTCGGTTTAGGGAGAGCCCCCCACCAAAACTGGTGGCAGTGGGAATACAGCGAGGCGGATCACGTCCAGATCGATCAAGCCCTGGCCCAGACCCAACTGAGTCAGTTTGCTCATCGCCCCGTGGCGCAACTGTCTGGTGGAGAACGTCAACGGGCTTTTCTCGCCTTGGCCCTGGCCCAAAAGCCAAAGATTCTCATTTTGGATGAACCCACAACGTTTCTGGACATCCATTATCAACTGGAACTGTTGGAACTGCTTAAGCAGTTAAACCGCGAGCAAAATTTGACCATTGTCACCGTTCTTCATGAGCTAAATTTGGCGACCCGTTACAGCGATCGCCTAGCCATGGTTAAGGACGGCAAACTCTTTGCCCTGGGGACACCCACTGCGGTGATGACTCCAGAAAATCTACGGTTTGGTTTTGGGGTAGAAGCGGTGACAATACCGACCCCTGTGGGCTTACAAATCTGCGTTTTAGGGCCAGCCTCGGTTTAA
- a CDS encoding DUF3240 family protein gives MSTDFTKGMLVTIISEAVLQESFVRLLTELGVSGYTIIPAQGAGSHGKRMGDVAGYNTNILLQTIVNPELATRLLQNLKSLQETHALVAFQQPIEGIFD, from the coding sequence ATGTCTACTGATTTTACCAAAGGTATGTTAGTAACGATTATTAGTGAAGCAGTTTTGCAAGAAAGTTTTGTTAGACTACTTACCGAATTAGGAGTATCTGGTTATACAATTATTCCAGCCCAGGGAGCAGGCAGTCATGGTAAGCGCATGGGTGATGTTGCTGGATATAACACAAATATTCTACTTCAGACAATCGTTAACCCAGAACTTGCAACTCGATTATTGCAAAATCTAAAATCATTGCAAGAGACTCACGCACTGGTTGCATTCCAACAACCCATAGAAGGAATATTTGATTAA
- a CDS encoding DUF3592 domain-containing protein, producing MSDEKVQALKTLSRFGLGLGILGGLLSIFGIYFLVIANQSLSWPSVQGSVVQTEIRRETRSKGSPGATLNTYVEYYVSVNYTYDVEGHSYFSSRYSLGEGDRVSRRYKERSDAEAEAISRFPEGTTVIVYYDPKQPTEAVLTTGWNWGTFTPLLMGVFFGGSGWLFYAVGKSANITSGQ from the coding sequence ATGTCTGATGAAAAAGTTCAAGCCCTTAAAACCCTTTCCCGTTTTGGTCTTGGACTCGGTATTTTGGGTGGACTACTAAGTATTTTTGGAATTTATTTTCTGGTTATTGCTAATCAATCATTGTCATGGCCCTCTGTACAAGGCTCTGTTGTGCAGACTGAGATCCGTAGGGAAACTAGGTCAAAGGGGTCTCCTGGAGCGACACTAAATACTTATGTTGAGTATTATGTATCCGTTAACTACACCTACGATGTTGAGGGACATTCTTACTTCTCTTCTCGCTATTCACTGGGAGAAGGTGATCGGGTTAGTCGTAGGTACAAAGAGCGTTCTGATGCCGAAGCCGAAGCCATATCGCGTTTTCCAGAAGGAACGACAGTTATCGTGTATTACGATCCTAAACAGCCAACCGAAGCGGTTCTCACCACGGGTTGGAATTGGGGAACATTTACTCCACTCTTGATGGGAGTCTTTTTTGGCGGGTCGGGGTGGCTATTCTATGCTGTTGGCAAATCTGCAAACATCACTTCAGGGCAGTAA
- a CDS encoding iron ABC transporter permease, with amino-acid sequence MLRCFPFSTQDYSQQRVAWTSALLAVLVVITSIVALCQGAVTMSLDQVWQALRHQGDPMFQTIIWDLRLPRIVVALVVGAALGLSGALLQGLLRNSLADPFILGISAGAGLVAIAFITLNVLAIWIPLGAWLGALVTAAVVYGLGYVGGGLSVERLVLAGVAVSSLFGAVQTTLILLADDSRIQAALNWLIGSLNGRGWQDLSLVAPYLSVALIVGCLLGRSLNLLNLGDDAAVGLGVSLVRSRLLIGGIASLLAASAVSISGLIGFVGLVVPHGVRLLVGADYRWILPLSALAGAWVLTLADLLSRSGAVELPVGAVTALLGSPLFIALLYRRGREAQA; translated from the coding sequence ATGCTTAGGTGTTTTCCGTTTTCAACTCAGGATTATTCTCAACAAAGGGTGGCTTGGACATCTGCTCTACTCGCTGTCCTAGTGGTGATCACCAGTATTGTTGCCCTATGTCAGGGGGCTGTAACCATGAGTTTGGATCAAGTCTGGCAAGCGCTGAGACACCAGGGTGACCCAATGTTTCAAACGATTATTTGGGATTTGCGCTTACCTCGCATTGTGGTGGCCTTGGTGGTGGGAGCCGCTTTGGGGTTATCCGGTGCGCTTCTCCAGGGGTTACTCCGCAATAGCCTCGCCGATCCGTTTATCCTCGGCATCTCGGCGGGGGCCGGTTTGGTGGCGATCGCCTTTATTACCCTCAATGTCCTAGCGATTTGGATTCCTTTGGGGGCCTGGCTGGGGGCTTTGGTCACCGCAGCGGTGGTCTATGGCCTCGGCTATGTGGGCGGCGGCCTGTCCGTAGAGCGTCTGGTACTGGCGGGGGTGGCGGTAAGTTCCCTGTTTGGGGCAGTCCAAACCACCCTGATCCTCTTAGCGGATGACAGTCGTATCCAGGCGGCTCTCAACTGGTTAATCGGTAGTCTCAACGGTCGCGGTTGGCAGGATTTAAGCTTGGTGGCCCCCTATCTGAGTGTGGCCTTGATTGTCGGCTGTTTATTGGGACGGTCTTTAAATTTGCTGAATCTCGGTGATGATGCGGCGGTGGGTCTGGGGGTTTCCCTGGTGCGATCGCGGTTACTGATTGGCGGCATTGCCAGCTTATTGGCAGCCAGTGCAGTGAGTATTTCTGGCCTTATCGGTTTTGTGGGTTTGGTGGTGCCCCATGGGGTACGGCTCTTAGTAGGAGCAGACTACCGCTGGATTTTACCCCTCTCGGCCCTGGCTGGGGCGTGGGTCTTAACCTTGGCGGATCTCCTATCTCGCTCTGGGGCAGTGGAATTACCCGTGGGAGCTGTCACAGCCCTGTTGGGATCACCATTATTTATTGCGTTGCTCTATCGGCGAGGTCGGGAGGCTCAGGCATGA
- a CDS encoding glycosyltransferase family 2 protein: MDLMSVTLVVRWLIGWALMWQLPHIPDYSVIGSPKVSVLIPARNEEDTLPHLLSALRQQTFKPYEIIVVDDQSTDATTQIAQQAGVKVVRTAPLPSGWTGKNWALKTGYTHASGDIFVFLDADTEPSADLLRRLVGTVQHLGGLVSIQPYHRTEYLYEQLALLFNLVGLMAVKLGPAGGVAFGPAMATSKVDYEQVGGHDCVSGYVVEDWFIAHAYEQAKLPASAYIGHGQLDYRMYPGGLSDLIDGFNKNFATAAGQVSKIRMLAVLLWLSALFWTSWCLPAALLGWPIVGDSSLPYNLLLYIAFALQLAIIIRPVGSFRWMALLFPIPVVFFIGVFIMAIFKLKRGQIDWKGRIISTQWKA, translated from the coding sequence ATGGATTTAATGTCCGTCACTCTGGTAGTGCGTTGGCTCATTGGTTGGGCTTTGATGTGGCAACTCCCACACATACCAGATTACTCAGTGATCGGTTCCCCTAAAGTCTCCGTCTTGATTCCGGCCCGTAATGAAGAGGATACACTTCCTCATCTACTAAGCGCCCTAAGGCAGCAAACATTCAAGCCTTACGAAATCATTGTAGTTGACGATCAATCAACAGACGCCACTACCCAAATCGCTCAGCAAGCTGGAGTTAAAGTTGTGCGAACTGCACCTCTACCTTCTGGGTGGACAGGTAAAAACTGGGCTCTCAAAACCGGATATACTCACGCATCTGGTGATATTTTTGTCTTTCTCGATGCTGATACGGAACCCAGTGCAGATTTACTACGGCGGTTGGTAGGCACAGTTCAACATCTAGGGGGACTGGTTTCTATCCAACCCTATCACCGCACAGAATACCTTTATGAACAGTTAGCTTTACTGTTCAATCTCGTAGGCCTAATGGCTGTAAAATTAGGGCCTGCTGGAGGTGTAGCGTTTGGTCCGGCTATGGCTACGAGCAAAGTGGACTATGAGCAAGTCGGTGGCCATGATTGTGTGTCGGGTTACGTGGTTGAAGATTGGTTTATTGCCCATGCCTATGAACAGGCTAAACTACCTGCCAGTGCCTATATAGGCCATGGTCAACTGGACTATCGGATGTACCCAGGTGGGCTCTCTGACCTGATAGATGGTTTTAACAAGAATTTTGCCACTGCTGCTGGACAAGTCTCTAAAATACGCATGTTGGCTGTTTTGCTGTGGCTTTCAGCATTATTTTGGACAAGTTGGTGTCTGCCTGCAGCTTTATTGGGTTGGCCAATAGTTGGTGATTCCTCTTTGCCATACAACTTACTTCTTTATATTGCCTTTGCTCTCCAACTCGCAATTATCATCAGGCCAGTAGGCTCTTTTCGATGGATGGCTTTACTTTTCCCAATTCCGGTAGTGTTCTTTATTGGCGTATTTATAATGGCAATTTTCAAGTTAAAACGAGGACAAATTGATTGGAAAGGACGCATTATTAGCACTCAATGGAAAGCTTAA
- the petC gene encoding cytochrome b6-f complex iron-sulfur subunit: MEDSLPIDSPSLSRRQLLNFLTGAVVASTIGPALYPVAKFFSPPKEVGADGSILAKDINGNLIPASQLLAEAPGTRALVAGLAGEPTYLTIQEDGTLHPWGIVDNCTHLGCTFPWNENDDQFQCPCHGSRYDAEGRVVRGPAPLPLRLAHIYLEGDYVRIAPWTEVDPRTGAKPWWV; this comes from the coding sequence ATGGAAGATAGTCTGCCCATCGATAGCCCTTCCCTTTCCCGGCGACAATTATTAAACTTTCTCACAGGTGCAGTGGTTGCCAGTACCATTGGCCCTGCCCTTTATCCTGTCGCAAAATTTTTCAGTCCCCCCAAAGAAGTGGGTGCAGATGGATCAATTCTTGCTAAAGATATTAACGGCAATTTGATTCCAGCAAGCCAATTATTGGCCGAAGCACCAGGCACAAGAGCCCTAGTCGCCGGGTTGGCAGGGGAACCCACTTATTTAACCATTCAAGAAGACGGCACCCTACATCCTTGGGGTATTGTCGATAACTGTACTCACCTTGGTTGTACCTTCCCGTGGAATGAAAATGACGACCAGTTTCAATGTCCCTGCCATGGTTCCCGTTATGATGCCGAAGGGCGTGTGGTTCGTGGCCCAGCACCACTCCCTCTACGACTTGCCCATATCTATTTAGAAGGGGATTATGTCCGCATTGCCCCTTGGACAGAAGTTGATCCACGTACTGGTGCAAAACCTTGGTGGGTTTAA
- the tnpA gene encoding IS200/IS605 family transposase, with protein sequence MKPTHRKGAHSVFSIYLHLVFVTKYRRNIIDEAMLQTMAEVFQRVCTANKCKVIEINGEPDHVHLLLDVHPNNNIAQFVASLKGASSRILRKEYRDCLEQVYRKPVFWSSSYYVSSAGGAPLERVKQYIADQAGVN encoded by the coding sequence ATGAAACCTACTCATAGAAAGGGAGCACACTCCGTTTTCTCCATTTACCTTCATCTCGTTTTTGTGACGAAATATCGCCGCAATATTATTGATGAAGCAATGCTGCAAACTATGGCTGAAGTATTTCAACGGGTTTGTACAGCCAATAAATGTAAGGTTATTGAAATCAACGGAGAACCTGACCATGTCCATCTCCTGTTAGATGTCCACCCCAACAACAACATTGCTCAGTTCGTCGCTAGCTTGAAGGGGGCTTCTAGTCGCATTCTCCGCAAGGAATATCGTGACTGCCTCGAACAGGTCTACCGTAAGCCTGTCTTCTGGTCTAGCTCTTATTATGTTTCTTCTGCTGGGGGCGCGCCATTAGAACGAGTTAAGCAGTACATCGCTGACCAAGCGGGAGTTAACTGA
- a CDS encoding DUF2892 domain-containing protein, giving the protein MFNNVGTGDRLIRLLLASTLAYFGLFIYSGSVLGTALVTVAAVLTLSAVLGSCMLYGLLKINTR; this is encoded by the coding sequence ATGTTTAACAATGTTGGCACTGGCGATCGCCTCATTCGCCTCTTACTTGCAAGCACCTTGGCCTACTTCGGCTTATTTATCTACAGTGGCTCTGTCCTCGGTACTGCTTTAGTGACCGTTGCCGCTGTTCTCACCTTAAGTGCCGTACTGGGTTCCTGTATGCTCTACGGCTTACTCAAGATCAATACCCGTTAG
- a CDS encoding RNA-guided endonuclease TnpB family protein has product MLTRRITYRIYPNKQQEQKLHYWRRLHCNLYNAAIANRKTQYQKFNHSVDYFEQQNSLPEFKRVWPEFKELGSHALQATLKRVDFAFNRFFKGLGGYPKFKAARRYGGWTYPCGAGWKVETEGQHGYLKLSNVGRMQMRGKARTWGKPTTCTIFFRHGKWYASITVKCEPKREAGDGSVGIDLGCKEAITFSTGEQISKPDFIKEGEQQVKQASKQLRRKRAPNRTKKVRASRRWKRQRQKLSKLQRKVAHQREDWIHQTTSRIVSSNSLVAGEQLNVKNMTRKGKKQKRQKAGLNRSILSVGFASIGQCLEYKLAEAGGFYVESPTRKLKPSQRCAKCWELTPKTLADRVHICSNPKCSHVEDRDINAAQVNLAWARGKGLASLVAEPPSSTDCGSMRQLGAMKRRKLHAS; this is encoded by the coding sequence ATGCTAACACGCCGCATCACTTACCGTATCTATCCCAATAAGCAGCAAGAACAAAAGCTACATTATTGGCGGCGCTTGCACTGCAATTTGTACAACGCAGCAATAGCTAATCGCAAAACCCAGTACCAAAAATTCAATCATTCCGTGGATTACTTTGAGCAGCAAAATAGTTTGCCGGAGTTCAAGAGAGTATGGCCAGAATTTAAGGAGCTGGGGTCCCATGCCCTACAGGCAACGTTAAAGCGAGTGGACTTTGCCTTCAACCGATTTTTTAAGGGATTGGGGGGATACCCAAAGTTCAAGGCAGCTCGACGCTATGGAGGGTGGACGTATCCCTGCGGTGCAGGCTGGAAGGTAGAAACAGAAGGTCAACATGGCTATCTAAAGCTGAGCAATGTGGGAAGGATGCAAATGAGGGGCAAGGCCCGTACCTGGGGAAAGCCAACAACCTGCACGATATTCTTCCGCCATGGGAAATGGTATGCCTCAATCACGGTCAAATGTGAACCCAAGCGGGAAGCTGGGGATGGGTCTGTCGGTATTGATTTAGGCTGCAAAGAGGCGATTACGTTTTCTACAGGAGAGCAAATCAGCAAGCCAGATTTTATTAAGGAGGGAGAACAGCAGGTTAAGCAAGCATCCAAGCAACTCAGACGGAAGCGTGCCCCAAACCGCACGAAAAAGGTAAGAGCATCTCGTCGGTGGAAACGCCAACGGCAGAAGCTCTCAAAGTTACAACGGAAGGTTGCACATCAACGGGAGGACTGGATTCATCAAACCACCAGCCGCATAGTCAGCAGTAATAGCCTAGTGGCAGGTGAGCAGTTAAACGTCAAAAACATGACCCGAAAAGGGAAGAAGCAAAAACGCCAAAAGGCAGGGCTAAACCGTTCTATCTTGTCGGTGGGATTTGCCTCGATAGGGCAATGCCTGGAGTACAAACTGGCAGAGGCGGGTGGATTCTATGTAGAGTCTCCTACCCGGAAACTAAAGCCCTCACAGCGTTGCGCTAAATGCTGGGAGCTAACGCCAAAGACATTGGCAGACAGGGTACATATTTGCTCAAACCCGAAATGTAGCCATGTAGAAGATAGAGATATCAATGCAGCTCAGGTTAATTTAGCCTGGGCAAGGGGCAAGGGACTTGCCTCTTTAGTCGCGGAGCCGCCAAGCTCTACCGATTGCGGAAGCATGAGGCAACTTGGGGCGATGAAACGACGGAAACTCCATGCCTCTTAG
- a CDS encoding pentapeptide repeat-containing protein: protein MNAQEMIQRYKAGERDFSHVNLMQSCLDNAYLDGVILSGSDLKKVSLTKAQLRQANLANTEMVEACLRSADLSDTDFSGADLRGADLSGADLHGANLGGADLRGANVQNTNLSEADLRGADLTGVYLQKTNLLGANLNGAYF from the coding sequence ATGAATGCTCAAGAAATGATCCAACGATATAAAGCGGGCGAACGTGATTTTAGTCATGTGAATTTAATGCAGAGCTGTCTAGATAATGCATATTTAGATGGTGTGATTCTGAGTGGTTCAGATCTCAAGAAAGTAAGTTTGACGAAAGCTCAGTTACGGCAGGCAAATCTTGCTAATACTGAGATGGTTGAAGCTTGTCTGAGAAGTGCGGATTTGAGTGACACAGATTTTAGTGGTGCAGATTTACGAGGAGCAGATCTCAGTGGTGCAGATTTACATGGTGCAAATTTAGGGGGAGCTGACTTGCGTGGTGCGAATGTCCAAAACACAAATTTATCGGAGGCTGATTTACGTGGTGCAGATTTAACAGGTGTCTATTTGCAAAAAACCAATCTTCTGGGTGCAAATCTAAACGGTGCTTATTTCTAA